A genome region from Anastrepha ludens isolate Willacy chromosome 3, idAnaLude1.1, whole genome shotgun sequence includes the following:
- the LOC128859276 gene encoding eukaryotic translation initiation factor 3 subunit C, producing the protein MSRFFATGSDSETESSDEEVPVQAYSKAPNFQFSDDEEEVKRIVRSTKEKRYENLTAIIKSIRNHKKIKDMSSILSSFEDLTRAYTKALPVITKEEKGVTPRFYIRCLAELEDFINEVWEDRDGRKNLSKNNSKSLGTLRQKVRKYIKDFEEDLTRFREAPDQESDAEEEEAFDSDQDKNDIGSEDVFRDLKQPSEPKSAKAAVPSKSAEQDDDSDDSIDWGTDSESESESSDDENQYQTMRERFLKRTTVDKEEKEDRDDRKKEKRAKEAKSRRKRVEEDADEEGEWETVFPHTVEKPKMFDKDAEIDVPLTLQKLSEIMAARGKKRTDRRMQIELLFELRDIAEQHQLGNPVAVKIHFSIISAIFDYNQKISEPMKLEHWSKLLDVMQNMMKILLANDDIRMSEEVQEENEEFTNPPYAIRGCSLAAVERLDDEFTKLLKECDPHTNDYVSRLKDEVTVTRIIESVLEYFEHVGSNKERCRVYLRKIEHLYYKFDPEVLKKKRGELPPNTVTSVEVMDRLCKFIYTNDDTDRIRTRAILAHIYHHAMHDNWFQARDLVLMSHLQDTIDAADPSTRILYNRMMANLGLCAFRQENIKDAHHCLVDLMVTGKPKELLAQGLLPQRQHERSAEQEKIEKQRQMPFHMHINLELLECVYLVSAMLLEIPYIAAHEFDARRRMISKTFYQQLRSSERQSLVGPPESMREHVVAAAKAMRCGNWQACANFIVNKKMNTKVWDLFYEADRVREMLVKFIKEESLRTYLFTYSNVYTSLSIPSLAQMYELPVQKVHSLISKMIINEELMASLDDPSETVVMHRSEPSRLQALAMQFVDKVTNLVDVNEKVFDMKLGNFFQRGNMGNRDRGYNRNQNNQGGNWGGQRRDNRNQRNRNQRNQHHHHKQQHQQQQQHHDQQNQQQHIIEEE; encoded by the exons ATGTCACGTTTTTTTGCGACCGGTTCCGATTCTGAGACCGAATCCAGTGATGAGGAGGTTCCAGTACAAGCATACAGCAAAGCGCCCAATTTT caatttagTGACGATGAAGAGGAAGTGAAGCGTATTGTACGCTCCACTAAGGAGAAGCGCTATGAAAATTTAACCGCTATTATTAAGAGCATTCGcaatcacaaaaaaattaaggataTGTCAAGCATTTTGTCAAGTTTTGAAGACTTGACACGTGCTTATACAAAGGCATTACCGGTTATTACCAAGGAGGAGAAGGGTGTAACGCCACGCTTCTACATTCGTTGTCTTGCTGAGTTGGAAGACTTCATCAACGAGGTGTGGGAAGATCGTGATGGACGTAAGAACTTGTCAAAGAACAATTCGAAGTCGTTGGGCACACTGCGTCAGAAAGTGCGCAAGTACATTAAAGATTTTGAGGAGGATTTGACACGTTTCCGTGAAGCACCCGATCAAGAAAGTGATGCCGAAGAGGAGGAAGCCTTCGACTCCGACCAGGACAAGAACGATATTGGTTCAGAAGATGTCTTTCGAGACTTGAAGCAACCATCTGAACCAAAGTCAGCTAAAGCGGCTGTGCCGTCTAAATCTGCTGAACAGGATGATGATTCGGATGATTCCATTGACTGGGGAACTGATTCGGAGTCGGAATCTGAATCGTCGGATGATGAGAACCAATATCAAACCATGCGTGAACGTTTTTTGAAGCGCACTACTGTAGATAAAGAAGAAAAGGAGGATCGTGATGATCGCAAGAAGGAGAAACGCGCTAAAGAGGCCAAATCGCGTCGCAAGCGTGTTGAAGAAGATGCCGATGAAGAAGGTGAATGGGAAACTGTGTTCCCACACACTGTTGAGAAGCCGAAGATGTTCGATAAGGATGCCGAAATCGATGTGCCCCTGACGTTGCAGAAATTGTCCGAGATTATGGCGGCACGCGGGAAAAAACGTACGGATCGTCGCATGCAAATCGAGCTTTTGTTTGAACTGCGTGATATTGCCGAACAACATCAGTTGGGTAATCCTGTTGCAGTGAAAATACACTTCAGCATTATCTCGGCCATTTTCGACTACAACCAGAAAATCTCTGAACCTATGAAATTGGAGCATTGGAGCAAATTGCTTGACGTCATGCAAAATATGATGAAGATATTGTTAGCTAATGACGACATCCGTATGAGTGAAGAGGTGCAAGAAGAAAACGAAGAGTTTACCAACCCCCCGTATGCCATACGCGGTTGTTCACTAGCCGCCGTTGAACGTCTGGATGATGAGTTCACCAAGCTCCTAAAGGAGTGTGATCCCCACACGAATGATTACGTGTCGCGTTTGAAGGACGAAGTTACCGTTACGCGTATCATCGAATCTGTGCTTGAGTACTTCGAACATGTTGGCAGCAATAAGGAGCGCTGCCGTGTCTATTTGCGCAAAATCGAACACTTGTATTACAAGTTCGATCCGGAAGTACTCAAGAAGAAACGCGGCGAGCTGCCACCAAATACTGTCACCTCAGTTGAGGTGATGGATCGTCTCTGTAAGTTCATCTACACTAATGACGACACTGATCGTATACGTACGCGCGCTATACTGGCGCACATCTACCATCATGCCATGCACGACAACTGGTTCCAGGCACGTGATTTGGTTCTCATGTCGCATTTGCAAGACACCATCGATGCGGCCGATCCCTCAACCCGTATCCTCTACAATCGCATGATGGCCAATTTGGGGCTATGTGCTTTCCGTCAGGAGAACATCAAGGACGCGCATCACTGTCTGGTGGATTTGATGGTAACTGGCAAACCTAAGGAATTGTTGGCACAAGGTTTGCTGCCGCAGCGACAACATGAACGCTCCGCCGAGCAGGAGAAGATCGAAAAGCAGCGCCAAATGCCATTCCACATGCACATCAATTTGGAGCTCCTCGAATGCGTCTATTTGGTATCGGCTATGCTTCTGGAAATTCCCTACATTGCTGCGCATGAGTTCGATGCGCGTCGTCGCATGAttag CAAAACGTTCTATCAACAATTACGTTCTTCCGAGCGTCAATCACTGGTAGGCCCACCTGAATCGATGCGTGAGCACGTCGTCGCTGCGGCCAAAGCCATGCGTTGCGGCAACTGGCAAGCTTGTGCTAACTTCATTGTCAACAAGAAAATGAACACCAAAGTGTGGGATCTTTTCTACGAAGCTGATCGCGTGCGTGAAATGTTGGTGAAATTCATTAAGGAAGAGTCGCTACGCACTTATCTCTTCACCTACTCCAACGTGTACACCTCACTGAGTATTCCATCATTGGCTCAAATGTACGAACTGCCTGTACAAAAGGTGCATTCACTCATCAGCAAAATGATTATTAATGAAGAGCTCATGGCCAGTTTGGATGATCCCTCTGAAACTGTTGTAATGCACCGTTCAGAGCCATCGCGCCTTCAAGCGCTCGCTATGCAATTCGTTGATAAAGTCACCAATTTGGTTGATGTGAATGAGAAGGTCTTCGATATGAAACTGGGTAATTTCTTCCAACGAGGCAATATGGGCAATCGGGATCGCGGCTACAACCGCAACCAGAACAACCAGGGTGGCAATTGGGGCGGCCAACGTCGCGACAATCGCAATCAGCGCAATCGCAACCAACGCAATCAGCACCATCATCATAAGCAgcaacatcagcaacaacagcaacaccacGACCAACAAAACCAGCAACAGCACATTATCGAGGAAGAGTAA
- the LOC128859279 gene encoding chromobox protein homolog 1-like: MSEAGEYSVERIEDKRICNGRTEYFLKWKGYPRSENSWEPVENLDCPDLIAAFEESLKTKKESKKRSSTTPVNDTKVKRKTVEEERENRRTMGFDRGLEPSKILGATDSSGELMFLMKWKGSDEADLVPAKQANVKCPQIVIQFYEERLTWHTANAEEDKNSTSKEPTE; the protein is encoded by the exons ATGTCCGAGGCGGGCGAGTACTCTGTGGAACGCATTGAGGATAAGCGTATTTGCAATGGCAGA ACCGAGTACTTTTTAAAATGGAAAGGATACCCGCGCAGCGAAAATTCATGGGAACCCGTAGAGAACCTTGATTGCCCTGATCTGATCGCAGCATTCGAGGAgtcactgaaaacaaaaaaag AGAGCAAAAAACGCTCTTCCACAACACCAGTAAATGATACAAAAGTCAAACGAAAAACTGTTGAAGAAGAGAGAGAAAACCGCCGCACAATGGGCTTCGATAGAGGTCTAGAGCCATCTAAAATACTTGGAGCTACCGATTCGTCAGGTGAACTGATGTTTCTCATGAAATGGAAGGGCAGCGACGAAGCCGACTTGGTGCCGGCAAAGCAGGCCAATGTAAAATGCCCACAAATAGTCATACAATTCTATGAGGAGCGTCTCACTTGGCACACGGCTAATGCAGAGGAGGATAAAAATTCCACTAGCAAAGAACCGACCGAGTAA